In one Ignavibacteriales bacterium genomic region, the following are encoded:
- a CDS encoding response regulator transcription factor has translation MKSKILLVDDEHDIIEFLQYNLEQEGFDVICAYDGEDALQKIIEKPDLIILDVMMPKLDGYEVCKIIRQKKEFENTPVIFLTAKSGEKDEIKGLDLGADDFIQKPISPKKLIARVKSNLRKLESLSEFNLPGKLVIGILEIDREKYIVNIAGDDLVLPRKEFEILNYLATHPGKVFSRDAILRDVWGTNVFVVERTIDVHIRKIREKFGKYSEMIETIKGVGYKFKSIEKHF, from the coding sequence ATGAAGTCTAAAATACTATTAGTCGATGATGAACACGATATAATTGAATTTCTCCAATACAATTTGGAGCAGGAAGGATTTGATGTTATTTGTGCTTATGACGGAGAAGATGCATTACAAAAAATTATTGAAAAGCCGGATCTTATTATTCTTGATGTTATGATGCCAAAACTTGACGGCTATGAAGTATGTAAAATTATTCGTCAAAAAAAGGAATTTGAAAATACTCCAGTAATTTTTTTAACAGCAAAATCCGGTGAAAAGGATGAGATAAAAGGACTTGATCTTGGAGCTGACGACTTTATACAGAAACCGATTTCACCAAAGAAATTAATTGCACGTGTAAAATCCAACTTAAGAAAGTTGGAAAGTTTATCTGAATTCAATCTACCAGGAAAATTAGTAATTGGAATTCTGGAAATTGATCGGGAAAAATATATTGTAAATATTGCTGGCGATGATTTGGTTCTCCCAAGAAAGGAATTTGAAATATTAAATTACCTTGCCACTCATCCAGGTAAAGTATTTAGCAGAGACGCAATTTTGCGGGATGTTTGGGGTACAAATGTTTTTGTTGTTGAAAGAACAATTGATGTACACATTAGGAAAATAAGAGAGAAGTTCGGGAAATATTCAGAAATGATTGAAACAATAAAGGGAGTTGGTTATAAATTCAAAAGCATTGAAAAACATTTTTAA
- a CDS encoding ATP-binding protein, which translates to MKNIFNNIFSSRFFGSGIFAASALLFFICSFSFSINGYNIIYLFVIILIFDIAIHFIISKKRNTEIEKIKNVIQSIRNNNFTSPDEILLDKSLAGLQEEIQAMFLKSKNDIDNLKRLERVRTEFLGNVSHELRTPIFAIQGFLETLLDGAIDDPKVNKSFLKKANNHTENLNQLLNDLIDISMIESGEMHLSFRYFNIKEFLEQIVFEIKHLAEEKNIELLLLHGNENLQLFGDKNKLKQVMINLIQNAIKYTEQGKVEVIIEEKDKFAKIIVKDSGIGIAKENLNRIFERFYRVDKDRSRAIGGTGLGLAIAKHIIEAHSSKIEVDSDLGKGSTFWFNLKK; encoded by the coding sequence TTGAAAAACATTTTTAACAATATCTTTTCTTCAAGATTTTTTGGAAGTGGAATATTTGCTGCAAGTGCATTGTTATTTTTTATTTGTTCCTTTTCTTTTTCTATCAATGGTTATAATATTATTTATTTGTTTGTTATCATCCTTATTTTTGATATCGCAATCCATTTCATCATTAGCAAAAAACGAAATACAGAAATAGAAAAAATAAAAAATGTTATCCAATCAATAAGAAACAACAACTTTACTTCTCCGGATGAAATATTGCTTGATAAATCACTTGCAGGGTTGCAGGAAGAAATTCAAGCGATGTTTTTGAAATCGAAGAATGATATTGATAATCTTAAACGACTCGAACGAGTGCGAACGGAATTTCTTGGTAATGTTTCCCACGAACTTAGAACACCAATTTTTGCTATACAGGGATTTTTAGAAACTCTTCTCGATGGGGCAATAGATGATCCTAAGGTGAATAAAAGTTTTCTAAAGAAAGCAAATAACCACACTGAGAATTTAAACCAGCTTTTAAATGATCTGATTGATATTTCGATGATCGAATCCGGTGAGATGCACTTGAGTTTTCGTTATTTCAATATCAAAGAATTTCTTGAACAAATTGTGTTTGAAATAAAGCATTTGGCTGAAGAAAAAAATATCGAGCTGTTGCTTCTTCATGGTAATGAAAATCTCCAACTATTTGGTGATAAGAACAAACTTAAACAGGTTATGATTAATCTGATTCAGAACGCCATAAAGTATACAGAGCAAGGAAAAGTTGAAGTAATTATTGAAGAGAAAGATAAATTTGCCAAAATAATTGTTAAAGATAGCGGAATAGGAATTGCAAAAGAGAACTTAAATAGAATATTTGAACGATTCTACCGGGTCGATAAAGACAGGTCGCGCGCAATTGGTGGTACAGGTTTAGGATTAGCAATTGCAAAACATATAATCGAAGCACATTCATCCAAAATAGAAGTTGATAGTGATCTGGGAAAAGGTTCAACCTTTTGGTTCAATTTGAAAAAATAA
- the pgi gene encoding glucose-6-phosphate isomerase, which yields MSQLSKSEIWQNLKKHQKKISKIHMRDMFKEDPKRFEKFSLKVNDILLDYSKNRITEETMNLFIQLAEFSDLKAWTQKMFSGEKINFTEGRAVLHTALRNRSNKPVYMDGKNVMPDINSVLNHMREFSNSVRSGEWKGYSGKPIIDVVNIGIGGSDLGPVMVTEALKPYSDSGLNVHFVSNIDGTHLAEVLKNIKPETTLFIVASKTFTTQETLTNAISAKNWILDSSKDESAVAKHFVALSTNEVEVVKFGIDPKNMFEFWDWVGGRYSLWSAIGLSIAIYIGIDNFEQLLAGAFEMDEHFHHQPYEKNMPVILALLGIWYNNFFDAETHAILPYDQYLHRFPAYFQQGDMESNGKSVSRDGKKVDYSTGPIIWGEPGTNGQHAFYQLIHQGTKLIPCDFIAPIETQNPIGDHHVKLLSNFFAQTEAMMKGKSKEEARKELEKFGLAEEELENLLPHKVFEGNKPTNTILVNKVTPKTLGSIIALYEHKIFAQGIIWNINSFDQWGVELGKQLAKVILPELVNQEKIKAHDCSTNGLINYFKENKNDY from the coding sequence ATGTCTCAATTATCTAAATCGGAAATCTGGCAGAATCTTAAGAAACATCAAAAGAAAATATCAAAAATTCATATGCGGGATATGTTTAAGGAAGATCCAAAAAGATTTGAGAAGTTTTCATTAAAGGTAAATGACATTTTACTTGATTACTCAAAAAACAGAATCACAGAAGAAACGATGAATTTATTCATTCAGCTTGCTGAATTTTCGGATCTTAAAGCCTGGACACAAAAAATGTTTTCCGGGGAAAAGATTAATTTTACTGAAGGCAGGGCAGTTTTGCACACAGCTTTAAGAAACCGTTCAAATAAACCAGTTTATATGGATGGGAAAAATGTTATGCCGGATATAAACTCAGTGCTAAATCATATGAGAGAATTCAGTAACTCAGTACGTAGCGGTGAGTGGAAAGGATATTCTGGAAAACCGATTATCGATGTTGTAAATATTGGAATTGGCGGTTCTGATCTTGGACCGGTTATGGTAACGGAAGCGCTGAAACCATATTCCGATTCCGGATTGAATGTTCATTTTGTTTCTAACATTGATGGAACACATCTGGCTGAAGTGCTAAAAAATATTAAACCGGAAACAACTTTATTTATTGTTGCATCCAAAACATTTACTACCCAGGAAACTTTAACAAACGCAATCTCTGCTAAAAACTGGATTTTGGATTCTTCAAAAGATGAATCAGCGGTTGCAAAACATTTTGTTGCTCTTTCAACAAATGAAGTTGAAGTAGTAAAATTTGGTATCGATCCTAAAAATATGTTTGAGTTTTGGGATTGGGTTGGTGGTAGATATTCACTTTGGTCTGCAATTGGATTATCCATAGCCATTTATATTGGAATTGATAACTTTGAACAACTTCTTGCCGGCGCGTTTGAAATGGATGAACATTTCCATCATCAACCTTATGAGAAGAATATGCCAGTAATCTTAGCTTTACTTGGTATCTGGTATAATAATTTTTTCGATGCAGAGACACATGCAATTCTTCCATACGATCAATACTTGCATCGCTTCCCGGCTTACTTCCAGCAGGGAGATATGGAAAGCAATGGCAAAAGTGTTTCTCGAGATGGTAAGAAAGTAGATTACTCAACGGGCCCAATAATTTGGGGTGAGCCTGGCACGAATGGACAGCATGCTTTCTACCAGTTAATTCATCAGGGCACAAAATTAATCCCCTGCGATTTTATCGCGCCAATCGAAACTCAAAATCCAATTGGCGATCATCATGTTAAATTGCTTTCTAATTTTTTTGCACAAACCGAAGCAATGATGAAAGGAAAGTCAAAAGAAGAAGCGAGGAAGGAATTAGAAAAATTTGGACTGGCTGAAGAAGAACTTGAAAATCTTTTACCACACAAAGTTTTTGAAGGGAACAAACCTACAAATACAATTCTTGTTAATAAGGTTACACCAAAAACTCTCGGTTCCATAATTGCTCTTTATGAACATAAAATTTTTGCGCAAGGGATAATCTGGAATATTAATTCATTTGATCAATGGGGAGTAGAACTTGGGAAACAACTTGCAAAAGTTATTTTACCGGAATTGGTTAATCAGGAAAAGATTAAGGCTCACGATTGTTCTACCAACGGACTAATAAATTATTTCAAAGAAAACAAAAATGATTATTAA
- a CDS encoding alpha/beta hydrolase produces MIIKKGNFIMKYFGFRLLKIFISISLFFLLTSNVKGQVKTIPVWSNGIPGAIENNDYKEGTLKTSIDHIAKVTEPTISIYSPPKDKSTGAAIIICPGGGYAMLANGHEGKDIAAWLNELGITGVLLKYRLPSDEIMKNKSIGPLQDIQEAIRIIRRNAKDFGIDVKKIGVIGFSAGGHLASTISTHYLEKVYESDTTSCRPDFSILIYPVISMESNLTHSGSRENLLGKNPGKDLIDHFSNDLQVDENTPPAFLVHSADDNVVSVQNSINYFLALKKFNVPVELHLYENGGHGFGLAKNGGTESTWAESCKNWLKARGIL; encoded by the coding sequence ATGATTATTAAAAAAGGAAATTTTATTATGAAGTATTTTGGATTTCGCCTTTTAAAAATATTTATTTCAATAAGTTTGTTCTTCTTACTCACATCGAATGTAAAAGGACAGGTTAAAACCATACCCGTTTGGTCGAATGGAATTCCGGGTGCGATAGAAAATAATGATTATAAAGAGGGAACTCTAAAAACTTCAATAGATCATATTGCAAAAGTAACTGAGCCAACTATTTCAATTTATTCCCCACCAAAGGATAAATCAACAGGAGCGGCAATAATTATTTGCCCTGGTGGGGGATATGCTATGCTGGCAAATGGACACGAAGGTAAGGATATTGCAGCATGGCTTAATGAATTAGGTATTACTGGAGTCTTACTTAAATATCGTCTGCCAAGCGATGAAATCATGAAAAATAAAAGTATTGGTCCGCTGCAAGATATTCAGGAAGCAATTCGTATCATAAGACGCAATGCAAAAGATTTTGGGATTGATGTTAAGAAAATTGGTGTTATAGGTTTTTCTGCTGGCGGACATCTTGCATCAACAATAAGTACGCATTATTTAGAAAAAGTTTATGAATCTGACACAACAAGCTGTCGCCCCGATTTCTCTATTTTAATCTACCCTGTCATTTCAATGGAATCAAACCTTACTCATTCTGGTTCAAGAGAAAACCTTTTAGGTAAAAATCCAGGTAAGGATTTGATAGATCATTTTTCAAATGATCTTCAGGTAGATGAAAACACTCCTCCTGCTTTTCTTGTGCATTCTGCCGATGATAATGTTGTTTCTGTGCAAAACAGTATCAATTACTTTTTAGCTTTGAAAAAATTCAATGTTCCAGTAGAACTTCATCTTTATGAAAATGGTGGACATGGTTTTGGTCTTGCAAAAAATGGAGGAACAGAATCTACTTGGGCTGAATCATGTAAAAACTGGCTAAAAGCAAGAGGAATACTTTAA
- the rplU gene encoding 50S ribosomal protein L21, producing the protein MFAVVDILGQQFKVTEKTKYYVPKLKANVDSEIEFDNVLLLTDDNGTKVGTPTVTGVKVTAKVLEHLKDDKVIVFKKKRRKGYKVKKGHRQQLSRIEVTKIA; encoded by the coding sequence ATGTTCGCTGTGGTAGATATATTAGGGCAGCAGTTTAAGGTAACTGAAAAGACAAAATACTATGTGCCGAAGCTTAAAGCCAATGTTGATTCAGAAATTGAATTCGACAATGTTTTGTTACTAACTGATGATAACGGAACCAAAGTAGGCACTCCAACCGTTACTGGTGTAAAAGTAACTGCAAAAGTTTTGGAACACTTGAAAGATGATAAAGTTATTGTTTTCAAGAAAAAAAGAAGAAAAGGCTACAAAGTAAAAAAGGGTCATAGACAGCAATTATCAAGAATTGAAGTAACTAAGATAGCATAA
- the rpmA gene encoding 50S ribosomal protein L27 — translation MAHKKGQGSSRNGRDSNSQRLGVKRFGGELVSAGSILVRQKGTKFHPGENVGKGSDDTLFAKIEGKVKFETKKADRKYISVYAA, via the coding sequence ATGGCACATAAAAAAGGACAAGGTTCATCCAGAAACGGTCGTGATAGTAACTCACAACGTCTTGGAGTAAAGCGTTTTGGTGGCGAATTAGTTTCTGCTGGATCGATTCTGGTTAGACAAAAAGGTACAAAATTCCATCCTGGCGAAAATGTTGGAAAGGGAAGCGATGATACTTTATTTGCAAAGATTGAGGGTAAGGTTAAATTCGAAACAAAAAAAGCCGATCGAAAATATATCAGCGTTTACGCTGCTTAA
- the mdh gene encoding malate dehydrogenase, with protein sequence MSRKKIALIGGGQIGGVLTQLIAQRQLADVILFDIVTDLPQGKTLDVAEASRIDGFDVNVIGTNQYSDVQGADLVIVTAGLPRKPGMSRDDLLVTNAKIMRDVAEGVKKYAPDSIAIIISNPLDAMVTLFQKITGFPSNHVIGQAGVLDSSRFASFIAWELGVSVKDINAMVLGGHGDTMVPLVRYANVNGIPVMEMLERKYNDAIKAKEVMEAMVQKTKMAGGEIVKLLKTGSAFYSPASSAIAMAESIIYDEKRLLPVCAFLSGEFGISGFYVGVPAILGSNGVEKIIELSLNETEKAALDNSVKSVKELVEDMNRLGL encoded by the coding sequence ATGTCTCGGAAAAAAATTGCTTTAATTGGTGGTGGACAGATTGGTGGTGTTTTAACTCAGTTAATTGCGCAAAGGCAGCTCGCTGATGTAATTCTTTTTGACATCGTAACAGATTTACCGCAGGGAAAAACTCTTGATGTTGCTGAGGCTTCCCGTATTGATGGGTTTGATGTAAACGTGATTGGTACAAACCAGTATTCTGATGTTCAGGGAGCTGATCTTGTAATTGTTACTGCAGGTTTACCAAGAAAACCTGGAATGAGTCGTGATGATTTATTAGTAACAAATGCAAAGATTATGAGAGATGTTGCTGAAGGAGTTAAGAAATATGCTCCGGATTCAATTGCAATTATTATTTCCAACCCACTTGATGCGATGGTTACACTGTTTCAAAAGATTACTGGATTTCCATCAAACCATGTTATCGGTCAGGCAGGAGTTCTTGATTCCTCTCGTTTTGCATCTTTTATTGCCTGGGAATTAGGTGTTTCTGTAAAAGATATTAATGCCATGGTTCTTGGCGGACACGGAGATACAATGGTTCCGCTGGTTAGATATGCAAATGTTAATGGTATTCCCGTTATGGAAATGCTTGAACGAAAATATAACGATGCAATAAAAGCTAAAGAAGTTATGGAAGCAATGGTGCAAAAGACTAAAATGGCTGGTGGTGAAATAGTAAAATTACTAAAAACTGGTTCGGCATTCTATTCACCAGCTTCTTCAGCAATTGCTATGGCTGAATCAATAATATATGATGAAAAAAGATTACTCCCAGTTTGTGCTTTCCTAAGTGGTGAATTTGGAATTAGCGGATTTTATGTTGGAGTTCCTGCCATCCTTGGTTCGAATGGAGTAGAAAAGATAATTGAGCTTAGTCTTAATGAAACAGAGAAAGCTGCTCTTGATAATTCTGTTAAATCAGTTAAAGAGTTAGTTGAAGATATGAACAGGTTAGGATTGTAA
- a CDS encoding ATP-binding protein, with product MSVKEYYIEIHSDPNYLPEIEEFLQKIGTENNIEKTKQNNLVLAINEATTNGMMHGNKGNFEKKVKISISVSDSEIKSVIKDEGNGFNPKEVPDPTEPENLYKESGRGLYIMNTCMDVVNYNFTPKGTELFLVMKL from the coding sequence TTGTCTGTAAAAGAATATTACATAGAAATTCATAGTGATCCAAACTACCTTCCGGAAATAGAGGAATTTTTACAAAAGATTGGCACTGAAAATAATATTGAAAAGACTAAGCAAAACAACCTGGTCCTTGCGATTAACGAAGCAACTACAAATGGAATGATGCACGGTAATAAAGGTAATTTTGAAAAAAAAGTAAAAATTTCAATTTCAGTTTCTGATTCTGAAATTAAATCCGTAATTAAAGATGAAGGCAATGGTTTTAATCCCAAAGAGGTACCGGACCCTACCGAACCAGAAAATCTTTATAAAGAAAGCGGGCGCGGTTTATATATTATGAATACTTGTATGGATGTGGTTAACTATAATTTTACACCTAAAGGAACTGAACTATTTCTTGTGATGAAACTTTAG
- a CDS encoding MBL fold metallo-hydrolase, which produces MEIQFIGAARTVTGSMHLIKTNGTTFLLDCGLYQGKRKEAYELNKNFDLFDPSKIDFVILSHAHIDHSGNIPNLSKNGFTGNIYTTFASRDLATIMLKDTAYIQEKDVAFVNKRRIKNGQNPFTPLYTNEDVEESLKHFVGINYHREFEITPEIKITFFDAGHILGSALTLIVINENGRLIQLGYTGDLGRPNMPILKDPEKIPDVDLFICESTYGGRFHDTADETEMKLAGVIQKAIEKKAKIIVPAFSVGRTQELVYALNNIFESGAVPRIPVFVDSPLSVNITEVFRLHPECFDYETSQFILKHRDPFGFNKLTYIKDVADSKKLNDIDGPCMIIASSGMAEAGRILHHLANNVEDPKNIILIVGYNAEHTLGRRIVEREPIIKIFGEEFHLNAEVIVMNSLSAHADSNELIDYCKLLDKSRIQNFFLVHGDYDQQLKFKDRLNSIEFANITIPEKGDVFKL; this is translated from the coding sequence ATGGAAATTCAATTTATTGGCGCTGCCCGCACAGTTACCGGTTCAATGCATCTGATTAAAACCAATGGAACAACCTTTCTTTTAGATTGTGGTTTGTACCAGGGAAAAAGAAAAGAAGCCTATGAACTAAATAAAAATTTCGATCTTTTTGATCCTTCCAAAATTGATTTTGTAATTCTTTCCCACGCACATATTGATCACTCGGGCAATATTCCCAACCTCAGTAAGAATGGATTTACCGGAAATATTTACACTACGTTTGCCTCGCGGGATTTGGCAACAATAATGTTAAAAGATACTGCCTACATTCAGGAAAAAGATGTTGCTTTTGTAAATAAAAGAAGGATTAAAAATGGACAAAATCCTTTTACTCCGCTTTACACTAACGAGGATGTTGAAGAATCGCTTAAACATTTCGTTGGAATAAATTATCATCGCGAGTTTGAAATTACCCCGGAAATAAAAATAACTTTTTTTGATGCCGGACATATCTTGGGTTCGGCTTTAACTTTGATCGTTATTAATGAGAATGGAAGATTAATCCAGCTTGGTTACACCGGAGATTTAGGCAGACCGAATATGCCAATTCTAAAGGATCCGGAAAAAATTCCCGATGTTGATCTATTTATTTGTGAAAGCACATATGGCGGCAGGTTTCATGACACTGCAGATGAAACAGAAATGAAACTTGCGGGTGTAATACAAAAAGCGATTGAAAAGAAAGCTAAGATAATTGTTCCAGCTTTTAGTGTTGGAAGAACACAAGAATTAGTTTACGCACTTAACAATATTTTTGAAAGTGGTGCTGTTCCAAGAATTCCAGTTTTTGTAGATAGTCCGCTTTCTGTAAACATAACAGAAGTCTTTCGGCTGCATCCGGAATGTTTTGATTATGAAACTTCTCAATTCATATTAAAACATAGAGATCCTTTTGGATTCAACAAACTTACATACATTAAAGATGTTGCTGACTCAAAAAAGCTAAATGATATTGACGGACCATGTATGATTATTGCCAGTTCAGGAATGGCTGAAGCTGGAAGAATTCTTCACCACCTTGCCAATAATGTGGAAGATCCTAAAAACATAATTTTAATTGTTGGCTATAATGCTGAACACACACTTGGAAGAAGGATTGTAGAACGAGAACCGATAATTAAAATCTTTGGTGAGGAATTCCATTTAAATGCTGAAGTTATTGTTATGAACTCTTTGAGTGCACATGCGGATTCTAATGAACTTATTGATTATTGCAAGCTGCTTGATAAAAGTAGGATTCAAAACTTTTTCCTGGTACACGGAGATTATGATCAGCAGCTAAAATTTAAAGACAGGTTAAATTCTATAGAATTTGCAAATATTACCATTCCTGAAAAAGGTGATGTCTTTAAGCTTTAA
- a CDS encoding AMP-binding protein translates to MPERTIPAMFEESVQKYSGNVLMWEKKNSIYEGLTYKEMRKIVHSFAAGLIRLGIGKGDRLALISEGRNYWVMSELGILYASAVNVPISVKIDELNDLKFRISHSECKMVIVSQNQVAKIRKIKRELPDLQKIILLDKLDSFEEDEIFVEDVFKCGEEFIKMHPEEFSKTWQELKENDYANICYTSGTTADPKGIILTHRNYTANVEQSSALLVIPEWYTSLLVLPWDHCFAHTAGIYTLMKNGASMASIQLGKTPLETLKNIPINIKEIKPTFLLSVPALAKNFRKNIEKGIKEKGFIVEHIFNDGLKVAYAYNGIGWNKAKGWRKLLKPLMKFYDKILFSKIRESFGGRLEFFIGGGALLDIELQRFFYALGIPMFQGYGLSESSPVISCNVPLKHKLGSSGFIVQDLELRICSDKGIELPIGERGEIVVKGENVMAGYWKNEKATKETIRDGWLFTGDLGYLDKDGFLYVLGRDKSLLIASDGEKYSPEGIEETITEHSPYIDQIMLYNNQSPYTSALVVPNKEALVRMIKENHLSVDTKEAQERILKTIENEINHYKNNGKYAGMFPERWLPSAIAVLEEPFTEQNRFLNSTLKIVRGRITEHYKRELDFLYTPEAKNICNQHNIDVIKKLLNN, encoded by the coding sequence ATGCCCGAAAGAACAATTCCAGCAATGTTTGAAGAAAGTGTTCAAAAATATTCCGGCAATGTTTTAATGTGGGAAAAGAAGAATAGTATTTATGAAGGTTTAACTTACAAAGAGATGCGGAAGATTGTACACAGTTTTGCTGCTGGTTTAATAAGGTTGGGAATTGGGAAAGGTGATAGACTTGCATTAATTTCTGAAGGAAGAAATTACTGGGTGATGAGTGAATTAGGAATCCTTTACGCCAGTGCTGTTAACGTTCCTATCTCGGTTAAGATTGATGAGCTGAATGATTTGAAATTCCGCATTTCACATTCAGAGTGTAAGATGGTTATTGTTTCCCAAAACCAGGTTGCCAAGATTAGAAAAATAAAACGCGAACTTCCTGATTTGCAGAAAATTATTCTTCTTGATAAGCTTGATAGTTTTGAAGAAGATGAAATTTTTGTTGAGGATGTTTTCAAATGCGGTGAAGAGTTTATAAAAATGCATCCGGAAGAATTTTCCAAAACCTGGCAAGAGCTAAAAGAAAATGATTATGCAAACATCTGTTATACATCGGGTACAACTGCCGATCCTAAGGGAATAATTTTAACTCACAGAAATTATACTGCAAACGTTGAGCAATCATCGGCGCTTCTTGTAATTCCGGAATGGTACACTTCGCTTTTGGTTTTACCATGGGATCATTGCTTTGCACACACCGCCGGCATTTATACATTGATGAAGAATGGAGCCAGTATGGCTTCAATTCAACTTGGTAAAACACCGTTGGAGACTTTGAAAAATATCCCAATAAATATTAAAGAAATTAAACCAACTTTTCTTTTAAGTGTTCCTGCACTTGCAAAAAACTTTAGAAAGAATATTGAAAAAGGAATTAAAGAAAAAGGATTTATAGTTGAGCACATATTTAATGATGGTTTGAAAGTGGCTTATGCATATAACGGAATAGGTTGGAATAAAGCAAAAGGCTGGCGGAAACTTTTAAAACCATTAATGAAATTCTACGATAAAATTCTTTTCAGTAAAATCCGTGAAAGTTTTGGAGGCAGATTGGAGTTCTTTATTGGCGGTGGAGCCTTGCTTGATATTGAACTTCAGCGATTTTTTTATGCACTTGGAATTCCGATGTTCCAGGGGTACGGACTTTCAGAATCATCACCTGTAATTTCCTGCAATGTTCCATTGAAACATAAACTTGGTTCATCTGGATTTATTGTTCAAGATCTTGAATTAAGAATTTGCAGCGATAAAGGAATTGAATTACCAATCGGTGAGAGGGGAGAAATAGTTGTTAAAGGCGAAAATGTAATGGCTGGTTATTGGAAGAATGAAAAAGCAACTAAAGAAACCATTCGTGATGGCTGGCTTTTTACCGGCGATCTTGGTTATTTGGATAAGGATGGATTCTTATATGTTCTTGGTCGTGATAAAAGTTTGTTAATCGCCAGTGATGGTGAGAAATATTCTCCGGAAGGAATTGAAGAAACAATTACAGAACATTCACCGTACATTGATCAGATTATGCTTTACAATAATCAAAGTCCTTACACTTCGGCGCTGGTTGTTCCAAATAAGGAAGCTTTAGTACGTATGATAAAAGAAAATCATTTAAGTGTTGATACAAAGGAAGCGCAGGAGAGAATTCTAAAAACTATTGAAAATGAAATCAACCATTATAAAAACAATGGTAAATATGCAGGAATGTTTCCGGAGAGATGGCTTCCTTCTGCAATTGCAGTTTTGGAAGAGCCGTTTACTGAACAGAACCGTTTTCTCAATAGTACCCTTAAAATAGTTAGAGGAAGAATTACGGAGCATTATAAAAGAGAATTGGATTTTCTTTATACTCCTGAAGCAAAGAATATTTGTAACCAACATAATATCGATGTCATTAAAAAATTATTAAATAATTAA